In a genomic window of Sutcliffiella sp. FSL R7-0096:
- a CDS encoding cation diffusion facilitator family transporter, producing the protein MEQEKYNNLKLGERGAIISIVAYICLSILKLVVGFMTNSAALKADGLNNTTDIIASLAVLIGLKLSQRPPDKDHGYGHWKSETIAAMIASFIMAAVGIQVVLDAFRTMFEGGKEAPNVMAAYVAFFSAVVMYLVYIYNKKLAIKIKSKSVMAAAKDNISDAWVSIGAAIGIVGSQLGMPWLDSVAAILVGLLICKTAWGIFREASHELSDGFDEEKIQHYRTIILQLDGVKGVKEIRGRNYGNNEVIDVVILVKSTLDIVEAHDIATRVETILMMEHGVHDVHVHVEPN; encoded by the coding sequence ATGGAACAAGAAAAATATAATAACCTTAAATTAGGGGAACGCGGAGCAATCATCAGCATTGTCGCATACATATGTCTATCCATCCTAAAACTAGTGGTTGGTTTTATGACCAATTCAGCTGCCTTAAAGGCGGACGGACTTAATAATACCACCGATATCATCGCATCTCTCGCCGTGCTTATAGGGCTTAAACTTTCGCAGAGACCTCCAGATAAAGACCATGGCTATGGCCATTGGAAAAGTGAAACCATCGCCGCCATGATTGCTTCTTTTATTATGGCAGCAGTCGGGATTCAAGTGGTTTTAGATGCATTTCGCACCATGTTCGAAGGTGGCAAGGAAGCACCAAATGTGATGGCAGCATATGTTGCTTTCTTTTCAGCTGTCGTCATGTATTTGGTATACATCTATAACAAGAAGCTTGCCATAAAAATTAAAAGCAAGTCCGTGATGGCCGCGGCAAAAGATAATATTTCTGACGCCTGGGTGAGTATCGGGGCGGCCATTGGGATAGTCGGCTCGCAGCTTGGAATGCCTTGGTTGGACAGTGTGGCAGCGATTCTTGTTGGATTACTGATATGTAAAACGGCTTGGGGAATTTTTCGTGAAGCTTCTCATGAACTGTCTGACGGATTTGATGAAGAAAAGATCCAACATTATCGCACAATCATCTTACAGCTTGATGGGGTAAAAGGCGTAAAGGAAATCCGCGGACGCAACTACGGAAACAACGAAGTCATCGATGTCGTCATCCTCGTAAAATCCACACTGGATATAGTAGAAGCACATGATATCGCAACCCGTGTGGAAACGATTTTGATGATGGAGCATGGCGTTCATGACGTTCATGTACATGTGGAGCCGAACTAA
- a CDS encoding HAMP domain-containing sensor histidine kinase, with product MKWKLTGRYLVSVLIIVFIVILINTVILIGMFIHQQGQGMDDVSSHSGEVFSRHFYKYLVMENGQPAVSEEGMEALQSFGAWIQILDANGNVVTSSLAPENAPDHYSPLELIHIYKYMDDQFVTYFIGEFKPYDYLIGVPNSKEQRVVFMLEAESIFTFLSKSILVILIVDLLIASIVGLLFSTILTRPITRMIDRITQLKKRNFSTLEMKRMGIFKPVFANLNDVSKTLQDHENERLKLEKLRDDWISNVSHDLKTPLASIRGYAELLCYQDLTLEERLEYAEVIERQSIYMKDLLDDFNLTIRLRNHEMPLNLEETRVESFIREIVIDLLNDPQFGKYHISFESLSPELKWNMDRHLMKRAILNFVYNALIHNEEDIEVSIQVMSNGIVIKDTGKGIPPHDLEHIFERYYRGTNTQNIRGTGLGMAIARDIAEAHGGKVTITSELGSGTTVKVLLG from the coding sequence GTGAAATGGAAACTGACCGGGCGTTATTTAGTGTCTGTTCTCATCATTGTCTTTATTGTGATCTTGATTAACACCGTAATTCTTATCGGTATGTTCATTCATCAACAAGGACAAGGAATGGATGATGTTTCAAGCCATTCTGGAGAGGTGTTTTCCCGTCATTTCTACAAGTACTTAGTGATGGAAAACGGACAGCCTGCTGTCTCCGAAGAAGGAATGGAAGCTCTGCAATCATTTGGTGCATGGATTCAAATACTTGATGCCAACGGGAATGTCGTCACCTCTTCCTTAGCACCAGAAAATGCGCCTGACCATTATAGTCCCTTAGAACTTATACATATTTATAAATACATGGATGATCAGTTCGTCACGTATTTTATTGGGGAGTTTAAACCATATGACTATCTAATTGGAGTTCCAAACTCTAAAGAGCAACGTGTGGTCTTCATGCTGGAAGCTGAATCTATTTTCACTTTTCTTTCCAAATCCATACTTGTCATTCTTATCGTGGACCTACTCATTGCATCCATTGTAGGGTTACTGTTCAGTACTATATTAACAAGGCCGATAACAAGGATGATCGACCGTATAACACAATTGAAAAAACGTAATTTTTCTACTTTGGAAATGAAGAGAATGGGTATTTTCAAGCCTGTATTCGCCAATCTGAATGATGTATCCAAAACCCTCCAAGACCATGAGAATGAACGATTAAAGCTTGAGAAATTGAGAGATGATTGGATCAGCAACGTTTCTCATGATTTAAAAACACCACTTGCTTCCATCAGGGGATATGCGGAGTTACTCTGCTATCAGGATTTAACTTTAGAAGAGCGATTGGAATATGCGGAAGTCATAGAACGGCAATCCATCTATATGAAGGATTTGCTTGATGATTTTAATCTCACGATAAGATTGAGGAATCATGAGATGCCACTAAATTTAGAGGAAACACGGGTGGAGAGCTTTATAAGAGAAATCGTCATCGACCTATTGAATGACCCTCAATTCGGCAAATACCATATTTCTTTTGAGAGCTTGTCACCAGAATTAAAATGGAATATGGACCGCCATTTAATGAAGAGGGCCATACTTAACTTTGTTTATAATGCGCTCATTCATAATGAGGAGGATATTGAAGTGAGCATACAGGTTATGTCAAATGGCATCGTAATCAAAGATACTGGAAAAGGAATCCCACCACACGATTTAGAGCATATTTTTGAACGATATTACCGCGGAACAAACACCCAAAACATTCGTGGCACCGGCCTCGGAATGGCCATCGCCAGAGATATAGCCGAAGCCCATGGCGGAAAAGTCACCATAACAAGTGAGCTTGGTAGTGGAACTACCGTTAAGGTGCTGTTAGGGTAG
- a CDS encoding response regulator transcription factor, whose product MDKPRILIVDDEKDLCILIKTALIKEGFSEIRMAGTVKQGWEEFTDYNPNIVILDVMLPDGEGYDLCKKIREISRVPVLFLSAKTEEVDKILGLAIGGDDYISKPFSPKEVAFRVKAQLRRAGYSTVSEPTSNKIEKVISVGPFSINHEETEVMKDGEMLELTAKEVGLMSCFMRNPNHILSKETLFNRVWGEEFYGADNTLMVHIRRLREKIEDTPSKPTYIITVKGLGYRFIPR is encoded by the coding sequence ATGGACAAGCCACGAATATTAATAGTGGATGATGAAAAGGATCTGTGTATATTGATTAAAACCGCCCTGATAAAAGAGGGGTTTTCTGAAATAAGAATGGCCGGGACCGTTAAACAGGGATGGGAAGAGTTCACCGACTACAACCCAAACATCGTCATTCTGGATGTCATGCTACCTGATGGTGAAGGCTATGATTTATGCAAAAAAATACGTGAGATATCGCGGGTACCTGTGTTATTTCTATCAGCCAAAACGGAAGAAGTGGATAAGATTTTGGGGCTGGCAATCGGCGGCGATGACTATATCTCAAAACCCTTCAGTCCAAAAGAAGTGGCGTTTCGAGTAAAGGCCCAGCTTCGTCGTGCAGGCTACAGTACGGTTAGCGAACCAACTTCCAACAAAATTGAAAAAGTGATTTCCGTTGGTCCCTTTTCCATCAATCATGAGGAAACGGAAGTGATGAAGGATGGGGAAATGCTAGAATTAACCGCCAAAGAAGTTGGGTTAATGTCATGCTTCATGAGAAACCCAAATCATATTCTCAGTAAAGAAACACTTTTTAATCGAGTGTGGGGAGAAGAATTTTACGGTGCGGACAATACATTAATGGTACATATCAGACGTTTACGAGAAAAAATAGAAGATACACCGTCCAAGCCAACCTATATCATTACTGTAAAAGGGCTTGGTTATCGATTCATCCCAAGGTAG
- a CDS encoding ABC transporter ATP-binding protein, with translation MEPLLVVDKVEKIYGKGTNTFNALQDISFEIHPGEFVGVMGPSGAGKSTLLNVLATIDSPTKGDIFLGEENISKLKDEALADFRRDHLGFIFQDYHLLDSLTVRENILLPLAIAKKPAAEIKGRVEAMAETFGISSLLNKYPYQLSGGQKQRTAASRALVTNPKLIFADEPTGALDSKSASDLLTSLSNLNEEHETTIMMVTHDAYAASYCRRILFIKDGELSKELYRGTKSRKEFFQHILSELATLGGDVHDVI, from the coding sequence TTGGAACCATTATTAGTGGTAGATAAAGTAGAAAAAATATATGGCAAGGGAACAAATACTTTTAACGCACTTCAGGATATCTCATTTGAGATACATCCTGGGGAGTTTGTTGGGGTGATGGGTCCTTCAGGTGCCGGGAAATCCACCTTGTTAAACGTCTTGGCGACAATTGATTCTCCGACCAAGGGAGATATTTTTCTTGGAGAAGAAAATATTTCAAAGCTGAAGGATGAAGCACTTGCCGATTTCCGTCGTGACCATCTGGGGTTCATTTTTCAGGACTATCACTTACTGGATTCTCTAACAGTAAGGGAAAATATTTTGCTGCCATTAGCGATTGCAAAAAAGCCGGCAGCGGAAATAAAGGGAAGGGTAGAGGCGATGGCAGAGACATTTGGTATTTCATCCTTGTTAAATAAATATCCTTATCAGCTGTCAGGCGGGCAAAAGCAACGGACTGCCGCAAGTCGTGCCCTTGTTACAAATCCGAAGCTGATTTTTGCGGACGAACCAACAGGTGCACTTGATTCTAAGTCTGCATCCGATTTACTCACAAGCTTAAGTAATCTGAATGAAGAACATGAGACGACTATCATGATGGTGACGCATGATGCTTATGCAGCAAGCTACTGTCGCAGAATCTTGTTCATAAAAGATGGGGAATTGTCTAAGGAGTTATATCGCGGAACAAAGTCGCGTAAGGAGTTCTTTCAACATATATTAAGCGAGCTCGCTACATTGGGCGGTGACGTGCATGACGTTATTTGA
- a CDS encoding ABC transporter permease: MTLFDLALKNIQRNVKSYSLYIGTTIFSIVIYFTFVTLKYSGDISALAETSKQIQGIMSASAFVLMIFVAIFIIYSNSFFMKKRKKEVALYSLLGVRKRSIGFLLFFENMVIGLLSLVIGIGLGFLLSRVLLSILMKLMNMDMMVGFAFSMDAVLNTLMVFFVIFLFTSLQGYRVMYQFKLIDLFHAEKKGDEIPKARLIPAILGVGALAGAYWLALQDLLTSEAWRTLGLAMPIVIIALTVIGSGLIFHSVLVYILSFLQKREAWAWKGLNLMTVSQLLYRIRGNAKTLTIIAILSATTITAGGAVFGIYYNAEKSVLENAPFTFMWEGDPIAIDANVIEHEDTITSKAIRVTEDGYEREYSVISQSTFERIAGYLEWTDLHAIKEGETLLIDAFYDERWSFKQESLVIDEKEHTIVKQYDKALLNTFSFGSITVVVTDEEYSSIASDERTFQAVQVEDYKNQLALSEELEASPVSENFSSATKDYQDSIEAFGSLLFVGSFLGLVFLVATGSIIFFKMMTEAEEDKEKYVMLHKLGVSTRERKRTVRNQVAVIFTAPLVLGLIHGGVALTAFSKLFMMNLLVPVVLWMLAYTFIYTIYYFVTVRGFNKTIQQHYLGGS; this comes from the coding sequence ATGACGTTATTTGATTTAGCTTTAAAGAATATTCAACGTAATGTAAAGAGCTATTCCCTTTATATTGGTACTACCATCTTTTCCATCGTCATTTACTTCACATTTGTGACACTTAAATATAGTGGGGACATTAGTGCCCTTGCAGAAACATCTAAGCAGATTCAAGGGATCATGAGTGCTTCCGCATTCGTATTGATGATATTTGTGGCAATCTTTATCATTTATTCAAATTCGTTCTTTATGAAAAAGAGAAAAAAGGAAGTAGCGCTCTATTCTTTATTGGGCGTACGTAAACGTTCGATTGGATTTCTACTCTTTTTTGAGAACATGGTGATTGGCCTGTTGTCGCTAGTGATCGGAATCGGGCTCGGCTTTTTACTATCTCGTGTTTTGCTATCAATCTTGATGAAATTAATGAATATGGATATGATGGTCGGTTTTGCTTTCTCCATGGACGCCGTACTCAACACGTTGATGGTGTTCTTCGTTATTTTCCTATTTACGTCATTGCAAGGATATCGGGTTATGTATCAATTTAAGCTTATTGATCTTTTCCATGCTGAGAAAAAGGGGGATGAAATACCGAAGGCCCGGCTGATCCCAGCGATATTGGGAGTTGGTGCTTTAGCTGGAGCGTACTGGCTCGCTCTTCAGGATCTTTTGACATCAGAAGCGTGGCGTACCCTTGGACTAGCAATGCCCATCGTCATTATCGCTTTGACTGTCATTGGTTCAGGCCTTATTTTCCACAGCGTTCTGGTCTATATATTGTCCTTTTTACAAAAGAGGGAAGCTTGGGCTTGGAAAGGGCTTAATCTGATGACGGTATCACAGCTGCTCTACCGGATCCGCGGCAATGCCAAAACTCTTACGATCATCGCCATATTAAGTGCCACTACCATCACTGCAGGTGGGGCGGTCTTTGGCATTTACTATAATGCGGAAAAAAGTGTCCTGGAAAACGCACCGTTCACCTTTATGTGGGAGGGTGACCCAATTGCGATTGATGCTAATGTGATCGAGCATGAAGATACCATAACAAGTAAAGCAATCCGTGTGACAGAGGATGGATATGAAAGAGAGTATTCGGTCATCAGTCAATCTACTTTTGAGAGGATCGCCGGCTATCTGGAATGGACTGATTTGCATGCCATCAAAGAAGGTGAAACCCTACTGATTGATGCTTTTTATGACGAAAGGTGGTCTTTCAAACAAGAATCGCTTGTCATTGATGAAAAGGAGCATACAATCGTCAAGCAATACGACAAAGCATTATTAAATACCTTTTCCTTTGGAAGCATCACGGTTGTCGTAACAGATGAGGAGTATAGCAGCATCGCATCTGATGAGCGTACTTTTCAAGCGGTACAGGTGGAGGATTACAAAAATCAACTGGCTTTGTCAGAGGAATTAGAAGCTTCACCTGTCTCAGAAAATTTTTCTAGTGCCACAAAGGATTATCAAGATTCTATTGAAGCATTTGGCTCACTACTGTTTGTCGGAAGCTTTCTAGGATTGGTCTTTCTAGTAGCGACAGGGAGTATCATCTTTTTCAAAATGATGACAGAGGCTGAAGAGGATAAAGAAAAGTATGTGATGCTTCATAAGCTTGGTGTTTCAACTCGGGAGAGAAAACGCACAGTTCGAAATCAAGTGGCGGTTATCTTTACGGCACCGCTCGTGTTAGGTCTGATTCACGGTGGGGTTGCCCTGACCGCATTCTCCAAGCTGTTCATGATGAATCTGCTCGTTCCTGTTGTCCTGTGGATGCTTGCATACACCTTTATCTATACCATTTACTATTTTGTGACTGTTAGAGGCTTTAATAAAACTATTCAACAACACTATTTGGGGGGATCTTGA